In Elephas maximus indicus isolate mEleMax1 chromosome 15, mEleMax1 primary haplotype, whole genome shotgun sequence, the following are encoded in one genomic region:
- the MAFA gene encoding transcription factor MafA has translation MAAELAMGAELPSSPLAIEYVNDFDLMKFEVKKEPPEAERFCHRLPPGSLSSTPLSTPCSSVPSSPSFCAPSPGTGGGAGGGGGAAQAGGPPGPPSGGPGAVGGAAGKPALEDLYWMSGYQHHLNPEALNLTPEDAVEALIGSGHHGAHHGAHHPAAAAAYEAFRSQGFAGGGSSGSDDMGAGHHHGAHHHHAAHHHHAAHHHHHGGAGHGGGGAGHHVRLEERFSDDQLVSMSVRELNRQLRGFSKEEVIRLKQKRRTLKNRGYAQSCRFKRVQQRHILESEKCQLQSQVEQLKLEVGRLAKERDLYKEKYEKLAGRGGPGGAGAAGFPRESSPPQAGPGGAKGAPDFFL, from the coding sequence ATGGCCGCGGAGCTGGCGATGGGCGCCGAGCTGCCCAGCAGCCCGCTGGCCATTGAGTACGTCAACGACTTCGACCTGATGAAGTTCGAGGTGAAGAAGGAGCCGCCCGAGGCCGAGCGCTTCTGCCACCGCCTGCCCCCCGGATCGCTTTCCTCGACGCCTCTCAGCACGCCCTGCTCCTCCGTGCCCTCCTCGCCCAGCTTCTGCGCGCCCAGCCCGGGCACCGGCGGCGGCGCGGGAGGCGGTGGCGGCGCGGCGCAGGCCGGGGGTCCCCCCGGGCCGCCGAGCGGGGGCCCCGGCGCCGTCGGGGGCGCCGCGGGGAAGCCGGCGCTGGAAGATCTTTACTGGATGAGCGGCTACCAGCACCACCTGAACCCCGAGGCGCTCAACCTGACGCCCGAGGACGCCGTGGAGGCACTCATCGGCAGCGGCCACCACGGCGCGCACCACGGCGCGCACCACCCGGCGGCCGCCGCGGCCTACGAGGCCTTCCGGAGCCAGGGCTTCGCgggcggcggcagcagcggctCGGACGACATGGGTGCCGGCCACCACCACGGCGCGCACCACCACCACGCCGCGCACCACCACCACGCCgcgcaccaccaccaccacggaGGCGCGGGccacggcggcggcggcgcgggccACCACGTGCGGCTGGAGGAGCGCTTCTCCGACGACCAGCTGGTGTCCATGTCTGTGCGCGAGCTGAACAGGCAGCTTCGCGGCTTCAGCAAGGAGGAGGTGATCCGACTGAAGCAGAAGCGGCGCACGCTCAAGAACCGCGGCTACGCGCAGTCGTGCCGCTTCAAGCGGGTGCAGCAGCGGCACATTCTGGAGAGCGAGAAGTGCCAGCTCCAGAGCCAGGTGGAGCAGCTGAAGCTGGAGGTGGGGCGCCTAGCCAAGGAGCGGGACCTGTACAAGGAGAAATACGAGAAGCTGGCGGGCCGGGGTGGTCCAGGGGGCGCGGGCGCAGCCGGCTTTCCGCGGGAGTCCTCGCCGCCGCAGGCCGGCCCGGGCGGGGCCAAGGGCGCGCCAGACTTCTTCCTGTGA